A window of Desulfonatronovibrio magnus contains these coding sequences:
- a CDS encoding ATP-binding protein, giving the protein MFNRRAINDIKAWYGQEKRKPLVIRGARQVGKTTAVRLAAKQLSVPVIEINLERHAELEPLFQKFKLDELLLNFSLISGEQVTEKSKAILFLDEAQATPSAYSCLRYFSEDMPGLAVVLTGSLLDQVLVDRQLSTPVGRIEPYYMGPLSFEEYLVATDETRALRAIEMLDIHTMDHVPDSVHGDLMSLVRRYTLTGGMPGVIQLARDTNHDHGEILKHQTVLIQTYKDDFAKYAGTANAARLAAFFNGILRQVGLQFSHKLAREITSSTSGDNRQVNEAIELFLQARLFYRVLHSNAERMPLGAETKTRISKFLFLDIGLLLAAQGVSPQSIMQAPIELANRGVLAEQFVGQQLLCGKKAYVEPELYYWHPPKSEAQAEVDFLFPCAERIYPVEVKSGPGGTIKSLVSYVIKKKADQAVVISSARPSVEKTAARVNKIQRPFRLLRLPFYLVNQLECLLAEDT; this is encoded by the coding sequence ATGTTTAACCGACGGGCAATAAACGATATCAAGGCATGGTACGGGCAAGAAAAGCGCAAGCCCCTGGTTATTCGTGGTGCGCGGCAAGTGGGCAAAACAACAGCGGTTCGCCTCGCAGCCAAACAGCTATCCGTCCCGGTTATAGAAATCAACCTTGAGCGACACGCGGAATTGGAGCCCCTCTTCCAGAAGTTCAAACTCGACGAACTTCTGCTCAACTTTTCGCTCATAAGCGGCGAGCAGGTCACAGAAAAAAGCAAAGCCATTCTCTTTCTCGATGAAGCACAGGCGACTCCTTCCGCCTACTCCTGCCTGCGATATTTTTCAGAAGACATGCCGGGACTGGCCGTTGTGTTAACGGGTTCGCTTCTCGATCAGGTGCTCGTTGACAGACAACTGTCGACGCCCGTCGGCCGCATAGAGCCCTACTACATGGGCCCACTGTCCTTCGAAGAATACCTAGTTGCAACGGACGAGACCAGGGCATTGCGTGCTATTGAAATGCTGGATATTCATACCATGGATCACGTACCGGACTCCGTGCATGGCGACCTGATGTCACTTGTTCGACGCTACACGCTTACCGGCGGAATGCCCGGCGTGATCCAGCTTGCCAGGGATACGAATCACGATCACGGGGAAATTCTGAAGCATCAAACAGTGCTGATCCAAACCTACAAGGATGATTTTGCCAAATACGCCGGCACTGCCAATGCCGCCCGTCTGGCGGCATTCTTCAACGGCATCCTGCGCCAGGTGGGGTTGCAGTTTTCCCATAAACTCGCCCGCGAAATAACATCGTCAACAAGCGGCGACAACCGCCAGGTTAACGAGGCAATCGAGCTGTTCCTGCAGGCCAGGCTCTTCTATCGCGTGCTTCACAGCAACGCCGAAAGAATGCCCCTGGGCGCGGAAACGAAAACCAGAATAAGCAAATTTCTGTTTCTGGATATCGGGTTGTTGCTGGCAGCTCAGGGTGTGTCGCCACAGTCAATCATGCAGGCGCCCATCGAACTGGCCAACCGGGGTGTACTGGCGGAACAATTCGTGGGGCAGCAACTGCTTTGCGGAAAAAAGGCCTATGTCGAACCCGAGCTGTACTACTGGCATCCGCCAAAATCGGAAGCACAGGCAGAGGTGGACTTTCTATTCCCCTGCGCCGAGCGCATTTATCCCGTTGAGGTGAAATCAGGGCCCGGTGGAACGATCAAGTCGCTGGTTTCCTATGTGATCAAGAAAAAGGCCGACCAGGCCGTCGTAATCAGCTCCGCCAGGCCTTCCGTGGAAAAAACGGCAGCAAGAGTAAACAAAATCCAACGCCCCTTCCGGTTGCTCAGGCTGCCCTTCTACCTGGTAAACCAACTGGAATGCTTGCTGGCAGAGGATACATAA